The genomic stretch CAAGGTCAAAGAGCACTTCGGGGACCGGTTCACCGTCACAATCCCTCATCCGAACCGGGCCTGGATTACGGTGAGCGTCGAAGAGCTGCCGGAACTGGCGAAGTGGCTCAAGGACGACCTTGGTTACTACCATTGTTCGACTATCACCGGGCTCGACTCCGGCGAGGTGTTCGAGGCCCTCTACCACGTGACTGCCGGGGCCGGCGAACTGACCCTGCGCGTGGCCGTGCCCAAGACCAACCCGCACCTGCCGACCCTGACCGCGATCTGGCCCGGCGCCATCCTTTACGAGCGCGAACTGCAGGACATGTTCGGGCTGGTGATTGACGGCCACCCTGACCCGCGGCGCTACGTCCTGCCCGAGGACTGGCCGGACGGAGTCTATCCGCTGCGCAAGGATTACGTCTACACCTACCAGGAAGCGCCGCCGGCCAAGCGAGGCGAATAGTGAAGAGAGAATTGAGAATAGTCAAATCCGAATCCGACTTTCACTCTTCACCCTTGTTAATTCACTCTTTGCTCGGAGTAACATGCCGACCATCAAGGTACCGCTAGGCCCTCAGCACCCGGCCCTGAAAGAACCGGAGAGCTTCAAGTTCGAGCTTGACGGCGAACGTATCGTCGACGTCGACGTCCGGATGGGCTATGCCCACCGCGGCATTGAGAAAGGCTTCGAGGCCCGCAACTTCACTCAGGGCATCTACCTGGCCGAACGCATCTGCGGCATCTGCTCCCACTCGCACACGACTCCCTTTGCCCAGAACGCCGAGGAGCTGCTCAAGCTCGAAATACCGCCCCGCGCCAAGTGGATCCGTTCGCTCGTCGGCGAGCTGGAGAGGATTCACAGCCACCTGCTCTGGCTCGGCGTCGCCGGCCACGAAGTCGGGTTCGACAGCCTGTTCATGTACACCTGGCGCGACCGCGAACTCGTGCTCGACATGCTTGAGCACATCTCCGGCAACCGGGTGCACTATGGCATGAACACCATCGGCGGCGTTCGACGCGACATAAGCGCCGAGCAGGTCACCAAGCTCAAGGAGATGAACGACATCGTCACGGCCCGCACTGACTACTACATCAAGATGTGCACGGCCGAGCCGACGTTCATGGCGAGAATCTCCGGCGTCGGGCCCCTGACCACACAGCAAGCCCTTGACCTCAACGCGGTCGGTCCGATGGCCCGGGCCTCGGGCGTGAAGCGCGACGTTCGCAAGGACGACCCGTACGCGGCCTACGGTGAAATCCCGTTCGACGTCATTACCGCCGACTCCTGCGACATCCTGGGCCGGGCCGTAGTCCGCGTCTTCGAGCTGCTCCAGTCGGTCAAGATTGTCGACTACATCCTGAAGAACATGCCTGCCGGCGACATCAAAGTCAAAGCCCCGCGCAAGATACCGTCCGGCGAGGCGATTGCCCGCTACGAAGCCCCGCGCGGCGAGAACATCCATTTCATGAAGTCGAACGGCACCGAGAAGCCGGACCGCGTCAAAGTCCGCGCCCCCACCTACGCCAACATGCCGGCCACGATTGTGAGCCTCAGAGGCGGCTATGTCGCGGACATCCCGATTACCGTGGCGGCAATCGACCCGTGCTTCTGCTGTGCCGACCGGATGGTGCGGCTCGTAGACCCTCGCAAGGGTCGGAACGACCTCCTGAGCTGGCCCCAGCTCCAGCAGTACTCACGCGATTGGCTGAGGAAAATGGGGACTGTCCCGCGCTCAGAGCGCTCCGGGGGACTGTCCCCGATTTTCCGAGGTATCTAGGTGGAAGCAGTCAAAGTACTACTCTACCTTCTGGTCTTCCCGGGCGCTATCTTCCTGTTTGCGTTCTCCACCTTTGCTGAGTGGTTCGACCGCAAGGTCTATGCCCGGCTCCAGAACCGCATCGGCCCGCTCCACACCGGCAGTCACGGCCTGCTCCAGCCGGTGGCCGACTTCTTCAAACTCATGGCCAAGGAAGACATTGTCCCGGCCGCTGCCGACAAAGGCATCTTCAACGCCCTGCCCCTTATCTCCTTTGCCTCGGCCCTGGCCGGCTTCCTGATGATACCGATATTCCGGGCCCATCTGCCGTTCACATCCTTCCCGGGCGACCTCATCGTCATCCTCTACCTGCTCTCTATCCCGACCATCATCTACTTCCTGGCCGGCTGGCACTCCACCAACTACTTCGCGATGCTCGGCTCGTTCCGGAACCTCACCCAGCTCTTCGGCTACGAAGTCCCGCTCTTCCTCGCCCTGCTTGCTCCGGGAATGCTCGCGGGCGTATGGCAGGGAGGCATCTGGATGCCCACAAACTGGCAGATCGCGGCCGTGGGCCGTTTCTACATGACCCACGCCTACCTGATTCCGGTCAACATCATCGGGTTTGTGGTCGCCCTGATTGCCCTCCAGGCCAAGCTCGAACGCGTCCCGTTCGACGCCCCGGAAGCCGAGACCGAGATCGTGGCCGGCGCCCTCACCGAGTACTCGGGCAAGAAACTGGCCCTCTTCCGGCTCACTGTGGACATGGAGCTCGTGGCCGGCTCGGCCCTCATCGCCGCGGTCTTCCTTGGCGGGTTCATACTGCAACCGGTGATGCTCGGCTCGTTCGACATCTCCCCCTTCCTCTCCTTCATCCTGTTCGTCTTGAAAACCCTGTTCGTGGTCGCCCTCCTCTCCCTGATGCGGGCGTTGATGGGACGACTGCGCATCGACCAGACAATCGCCTTCTCATGGCGCTGGCTCGCCCCGCTCAGCCTGGTCCAGATACTGATATCGGTTGCCCTCAAAGCGTTGGTGAGGTTCTAATGGCCAAGCGCAAAGCCGCCGCGATGCTGCCCGAGCTGCTTAAGAATTTCTTCAGCAAGCCGGACACCGTCAAATATCCATTTGAGAAACTCACACCGACGCCGGAGTTCCGCGGCCGGATGGTCTGGGAAGCGGACAAGTGCATCGGGTGCCAGGCCTGCGTCCGCGACTGCCCGACCGGCGTGATTGACATCGTCAAAGCCGCGCCGGACGTCAAGAAGTTCAACGCCACCTATCGGATGTACCTCTGCATCTTCTGCGGCCAGTGCGTTGATTCCTGCCCGGTACACTGCATCCACTGGACCAGCGCCTTCGAGCTGGCTGCCGACAAACGCCAGACTATCCAATACGACTGCAGCGCGGAAGCCATCGAACTCGCCCGCAAACAGGCAGCCGAGAAAGCAGCCGCAGCCGCCGCCAAAGCCACGGCCACGCCCGCGCCCGAGCCCCCGCCCGACACTCCCGCGGCCTAGCCCTCTCTCCCGCCCCTCCGCGTTCCCCCTCACTTCTAGCTTCAGCCTTCGTCCGAATCCACCGCCTCTTCGTGCCCTTCGTCCATTCAAGGCAGACCATTCGCGCTTCGGGCTTCGGACGTACCGCCCTGGCCCCGACGCCGAGGACGGGTCTCGCCCGAACGGAGTCAGAGGACAACCGCCAATGGTACCAAGTCTCAACCTGACCATCCGTGAGAGGCTCCGCATTCGAGACGGACCCTTCTTCAAACCAATGCCGAGATGAGGCCGCGCTTGTGTCCCGAGAAGTATCCGGAGAAGTACGCCGGGAAGTACCGGCAGAGGTGTCTTCAGTTGTGTCGCGACTTGCGTCGACACATGTGTCTGCACCTTGATAGCGACCTAAGTCTCGACCTTGACCTCAACCTGAACCTCTTCCTGTTCCTGCACTCGTTCCAGCAGTTGTTTCGCAAGTCGTTCGCGTTGTTGTTCGACTGGTTGTTCGATCTGGAGTATCCGCAGTTGTAGGATTTGTCGTACCTCGAACCATATCGGCAGACGCAACCCGGGGAGCGGTCCCTGGGCCGCCCACTCCACGGCAGAATTGTAGTCCGGCTGTGCCAGACCACCATATGTAGATTGTCGGGGCCGACCACACGCCCGCCCGCAATCGCACGCTGCGTGTCACCCGTGTTGGAGAAACCACGGCCTCAGGACGCAGAACGGCTCGACTGACGCTGAAGGGACAAGGACTCTCCCTTGCCGCGGCGGGAGCGCGACGGCACCGACAGCCACCGGATGCGGCGCTAACGGTAAGTGTCAATGGCAATACTAGCTGTCCCTGCCTGCATTCGCTTGATACCTCGGCGCTTGGGGCTATAATTGGCCGCCTCGAAGTGACAACCAGCCACGCTAGCAGCATGATACCTTTCGTACCCCGCGTCCGCCACCAGGCGCGCGGATCCGCTGGCACGGACTCCGAGTCAGGCCGCCAGCAGATTGTGCGGGCCGTCAACGGCAGCACGCTAGGTCTGACCTTCGCGTTCTCGGTGTTGGTCGGCTTCGCGATCGGGTACGGGCTCGACCGGCTGTTCCATACCAGCCCGTTACTGATGATAGTGTTCATCCTGCTGGGACTGGCATCCGGGATTCTCAACATCGTCCGCGCAATCAAGGACACATCCTCGCAATGAGGTTCTTCTACGGCCTGTTGCTGGGCTTCGCCGCGACCGGGGTCAACTTCATCGTGCTCTACGGGGTCGTAAGCTGGCTGGTCAAAGGCAAGGCCAGCCCGGCGCGATACATCGCCCCGCTGTTTCAGTTCATCCGCTACGGCGTCTTCGGTGTGATTGTATACATAGCCCTGTGGCACCATATCGGCTCACCGGCCGGCCTGCTGGCCGGGGTGACTCTCGGTATAGTCGCGTTCCTTGTCTGGCAGGTTATCAATGCCCGAAATCGGCGAAGCAGTTAAGTACCATCTCGGCGTACCGGTCCCGCTCCTGATGAGCTGGGTGACGGTGGTCGTCCTCTTCGCCCTGTCGTTCTTCGCCACGCGCCGGATGCAGCTCATCCCGCGCGGGCTGCAGGCCGCGTTCGAGCTCGCCTTGGGCTTCGTATTCGGCCAGGCCGACGACATCGTGGGCGAGCAGGCCCCGAAATTCTATCCGCTGTTCCTCGGGCTGTTCCTGTTCATTCTCACCGGCAACCTTCTCGGCCTCGTTCCCGGGTTCATGTCGCCGACCGCCAACCTCAACACGACCGTGGCGCTGGCCCTCATCGTCTTCTTCAGTATCCACTTCTTCGGAATCAAACAGCACGGCCTGTTCGGGTACTTCGCCAAGTTCTCGGCCGGCGTTCCCTGGTGGTTGAAGCCGCTGATGACCCTGATCGAGCTCATCAGTGAAATCGCCCGGCCGCTTTCCCTCTCTTTCCGTCTGTTCGGGAACCTCATGGCCAAAGAAATACTGCTCGGTATCCTCGCGTTCCTGGCCATCACGTTCTTCCAAGCCGGCGGGGTCATCAACACTACTCTGACCATCGTGCCGATTCTGCTGAGGCCGCTCATCATCCTGCTCGGCCTCCTGGTCGGATTCCTGCAGGCATACATATTCACGGTGCTGGCGATGTTCTACATCGGCGGCGCAATCAAGAGCCACAGTTAATGGAGAACCGGATAATGCAGAAATCAGATACCAGAAACCAGATGTCAGAACGTCCGACAATTCTGAATTCTAGTCTCTGCATTCTGAATTCTGGTTTGTTCGACTCCCCTCAGCGACAAAGGAGTAACTCATGAAGAAGTCTATCGCGCTGGCAATCCTCACGACCGCCGCAGCGGCATTCGCGCAGACGGCCAACCCGGGCGTCGCGTCGTTCTTCACCGGCATCCAGGCCGCCGCGGTCATCGCCATGGCCGTCGCCGCATTCGGCTGCGCCCTGGGTCAGGGCAACGCCATCGCCAAGGCGCTCGAGGGTATCGCCCGTCAACCTGAGGCCGCGGGCAAGATCCAGGGACCGCTGCTCATCGGTCTGGGGTTCATCGAGTCGTTGGCCATCTATGTGCTGGTCATCGCGCTCATCATCATCTTCGCGAACCCGGCGGTCACGGCAGTCACGCACTGATGACCAAAGAGATAAGGGGGCAAAGCGATAGAGGGACAAAGGGCGAGGCACTTGATCCCTTGATCCCTCGATCCCTTGGCCCCTCTTCCTCATGGTAAGCATCGAACCCGTCCTGCTCCTGGTCCAGCTCCTGACCTTCGGGGCTGCGGTCTTCCTGCTCTGGAAGTTCTTCTGGAAGCCGCTCAAGGGCTTTATGAAGAACCGCGCCGACCGCATCGAGAACGACATCCGCAGTGCCGGCGAGCTCAAGAGCGAAGCTGAGAACCTGAAACAGAAGTGGGACGAGCAGATGGGCGAAGCCGAAGTCAAGGCCCAGGCGATTATCCAGCAGGGCGTCGAGCAGGGTGGCTTCCGGCGCGACGAAATAGTCCGTGACGCCGAAGCCGAGGCCAAGCGGTTGCTCGACGACGCGAACGTGCGCATCGCCGAGGAGAAGAGGAAGACCGCCCGTGAACTCAGGACCGAGAC from bacterium encodes the following:
- the atpF gene encoding F0F1 ATP synthase subunit B is translated as MVSIEPVLLLVQLLTFGAAVFLLWKFFWKPLKGFMKNRADRIENDIRSAGELKSEAENLKQKWDEQMGEAEVKAQAIIQQGVEQGGFRRDEIVRDAEAEAKRLLDDANVRIAEEKRKTARELRTETVALAMLIAERALKQSVDPGVQERLVKEFAEKLSASPNAKAQPPNA
- a CDS encoding complex I subunit 1 family protein, whose amino-acid sequence is MEAVKVLLYLLVFPGAIFLFAFSTFAEWFDRKVYARLQNRIGPLHTGSHGLLQPVADFFKLMAKEDIVPAAADKGIFNALPLISFASALAGFLMIPIFRAHLPFTSFPGDLIVILYLLSIPTIIYFLAGWHSTNYFAMLGSFRNLTQLFGYEVPLFLALLAPGMLAGVWQGGIWMPTNWQIAAVGRFYMTHAYLIPVNIIGFVVALIALQAKLERVPFDAPEAETEIVAGALTEYSGKKLALFRLTVDMELVAGSALIAAVFLGGFILQPVMLGSFDISPFLSFILFVLKTLFVVALLSLMRALMGRLRIDQTIAFSWRWLAPLSLVQILISVALKALVRF
- the atpE gene encoding ATP synthase F0 subunit C, with product MKKSIALAILTTAAAAFAQTANPGVASFFTGIQAAAVIAMAVAAFGCALGQGNAIAKALEGIARQPEAAGKIQGPLLIGLGFIESLAIYVLVIALIIIFANPAVTAVTH
- a CDS encoding nickel-dependent hydrogenase large subunit — translated: MPTIKVPLGPQHPALKEPESFKFELDGERIVDVDVRMGYAHRGIEKGFEARNFTQGIYLAERICGICSHSHTTPFAQNAEELLKLEIPPRAKWIRSLVGELERIHSHLLWLGVAGHEVGFDSLFMYTWRDRELVLDMLEHISGNRVHYGMNTIGGVRRDISAEQVTKLKEMNDIVTARTDYYIKMCTAEPTFMARISGVGPLTTQQALDLNAVGPMARASGVKRDVRKDDPYAAYGEIPFDVITADSCDILGRAVVRVFELLQSVKIVDYILKNMPAGDIKVKAPRKIPSGEAIARYEAPRGENIHFMKSNGTEKPDRVKVRAPTYANMPATIVSLRGGYVADIPITVAAIDPCFCCADRMVRLVDPRKGRNDLLSWPQLQQYSRDWLRKMGTVPRSERSGGLSPIFRGI
- a CDS encoding NADH-quinone oxidoreductase subunit C, with translation KVKEHFGDRFTVTIPHPNRAWITVSVEELPELAKWLKDDLGYYHCSTITGLDSGEVFEALYHVTAGAGELTLRVAVPKTNPHLPTLTAIWPGAILYERELQDMFGLVIDGHPDPRRYVLPEDWPDGVYPLRKDYVYTYQEAPPAKRGE
- the atpB gene encoding F0F1 ATP synthase subunit A, yielding MPEIGEAVKYHLGVPVPLLMSWVTVVVLFALSFFATRRMQLIPRGLQAAFELALGFVFGQADDIVGEQAPKFYPLFLGLFLFILTGNLLGLVPGFMSPTANLNTTVALALIVFFSIHFFGIKQHGLFGYFAKFSAGVPWWLKPLMTLIELISEIARPLSLSFRLFGNLMAKEILLGILAFLAITFFQAGGVINTTLTIVPILLRPLIILLGLLVGFLQAYIFTVLAMFYIGGAIKSHS
- a CDS encoding 4Fe-4S binding protein, which gives rise to MAKRKAAAMLPELLKNFFSKPDTVKYPFEKLTPTPEFRGRMVWEADKCIGCQACVRDCPTGVIDIVKAAPDVKKFNATYRMYLCIFCGQCVDSCPVHCIHWTSAFELAADKRQTIQYDCSAEAIELARKQAAEKAAAAAAKATATPAPEPPPDTPAA
- a CDS encoding AtpZ/AtpI family protein — protein: MIPFVPRVRHQARGSAGTDSESGRQQIVRAVNGSTLGLTFAFSVLVGFAIGYGLDRLFHTSPLLMIVFILLGLASGILNIVRAIKDTSSQ